The nucleotide window AAGTGATATATGACAGTGACAGATTATGATAGAGAATAACAGCATAGAATCATGTCTATCTACAAACTCTTTTCAATGTTGTTTATCTGTTGTAATTGTAAAAgaaaagcaatagaaaaaaaaaggaatactttttaaaaacaagtttcTCTAAGGAAGGAGCCGCTAAGTACTGACATTTATCTGAACAACGCGGGGTTTATTTCTCTTTCTgctgtataaaacaaatttaaataattacaactaaatgattaattaattggttaatttttggatagattcgtgttttgtcatcgactatgaataattattcaaaatttcaacttgacccgagaatggaaagtgagagaaaagacattacaaaacgAAATAAGGGGACtcaatccatatatatatatatatatatatatatatatatatatatatatatatatatatatatatatatatatatatatatcaacatcTGTAATTAAGAAGTCTTTATTCCCCTTGTTTCGAAatcgaacaaaataattaatcatcaacaattaatttactaagttgttttttttgttgttgttttttttattgattatgtcTTGTCAAGTTtgttgaataattgtgcaaagttttaacttgatcagagaagggaaatgggagaaaaaacaagtTCAAACGTTTTAGACAGaattacagacagacagacagagtgagttgatataagcttttgttAGAAGTGCTAGAATTATTATCTGAGTGatcatggttttttttttaaaggggtgAGGGGAATTTTCATTTTCATCACAAACAATATCCCACCCtgtaaaataaagattttaattacttCTAGTTCGAATATTTTCATCAAATTAACtgatttgtataaataaatggttgtattttactaataataaaagaatgaaAAGGTGTCATTTTTGATCTTAGATCCATCTTAAGAATGCATTTAAAATGACGATTCTACTTTGACTCCATCTGTAAAAGGGTTTGAGAACCTTTGAGCAATGTCCTGTTTGTATGAGCTGATAGTGTGATTAGGACATATATTTGCAGGTCAATGTGGCTCGTTTGTTAGATAATAATCAACTAACATTTTAAGGAGATAGCATTTGGACTGTATGAAAAGTTGGTATCAGTTTGGTTTTGTTGTAAGTTTCATTCATACAGTAATTATGTTGTCAAAGTTAGATATTAAATCATATTAATATGTAAGTAATTTATAGATAATGATATCTATaaagggctatgcctttgtctttacaaattgttttgagttttgctaatggtgctgtggactgtgcaattctgaccagtagttcaggtttggttgcCTCATCTAAGACCATGGCTCCGAACCTGTTTAAAACTACTAGTCAGCTTTTCGCCAGCAAAACGGAtgtcccttttaaagccctgtgggccattggtcataatttgtattttttcggcattgatttgcataccatatACTGCGGAAGTCTTGTGTATGCACATCACCCAGTCATCTAGCTCTTCTTCAGTCCCCACCAGACCCATCTATTCTATGTCATCCGAAAAGTGCGCTAGTTCTAGATgctcataaataaataaatacatttatatatatatatagtaaaaagtaaagttccccttttggACCTTGTggactatagggcagatgatgtaaaagtcaacGAGGTTAACGAGgcacatcgaccaaccgccattactttccccaactaatgtcaggtacccagaggcgcccaaggatcccgaaataaaaatcgcAGCCTTCATCAGGAAGCGAACCCGGGACCcgcggttcagaagccaagcgctttaccgctcagccaccgcgactccatatatatatatatatgtgtgtgtgtggcattttacgtctcgagagacgatcttttccctttgcaacttcttgtgtgactaaagaggtcaatccttgatacacagctgcgatcgcaagttgggcatatataatcaccaggcgccgttgcattttcacccttctttctgcttctgtagtgtatgacatctgcaatccgtgacccttcctttatgctctctctccatgtggatctgtccagtgccacctcttcccagttgccagtgtcgattttaaagagcttcaagtcgcgtttgcatacatccgtataacgtaaaagtggacgaccagcggctctcctgccttctattagatcgccatacaggatgacctgtggaagtcgacctactggcattctacgatcgtggccaagccagccaaggcgtctgctgctgataacagagcggatgtcctggcaccctgctctttgtagcaagataagatatatatatatatatatatatatatatatatatatatatatttgatgaAAAGCCTATAAATGTTAGTGACGTATGTTGGACTAGAGTCGAACTTAAATACAACGACGACCTcatcaatataaatataaaaatattccagAAATGTTTATAGTCTGATTGGGTTTTCATAGGTTAGGCTCGTACTTCCGAATCAATGTCACCAGACAATGGAGTTCATATACGAAGGGCAAGGTCGGAAGATTATGACGCAGTGATGGCTATCGGATGTATGTATGGTGGCAGAGACTACCTTCCGTCTTTATATCCAAAGGCTATGAGTGACCCTGACATTTACCCTCTTTTGGCTGAAGTCAAAGGTCAAGTCGTGAgtacaatgtcaatataatttgaAACATTTAGTTTTTCGTCTGTTGGCTTTTTAGCGACTTCCGAAAGGGCAAGCAGTcggtattatttatttaactttttcttgaaattatttttgtgtggtctgtctgtccatccgtccgtctcACACGTTTGGATCTCAATAACTAGAAAATCTACTGAAAAATAGGCTAGGTGTTTATAAAGCTTAGGTCTACAAAGTTGGTTGAATACGTCAAGTCTATTTGTTTTTAAGGTCAAATttgacaaaatattatttttatgtagTGAGACTATGCTATAAATATCTAAGcggacttttttgttttaaaattagatatttACTTTTCTGGTATgcttttatttgaataaatttattgtagatttattttttttaactgtgtAAAAGTTTTAAAGTGTTGTTTTCCAACTTGTTTGCTTAGGTCGGTTTCTACATGAATCACATTCTAGACGGCGGTCTGTCAGTCATGAAACGTGCGGCCAGAGTTCATCCTTTCTTCAGGAAGATGGGAATCATGCACGAGTTGAGTCACGCCCTGGACAGGCATGCGGCCACTCTAAGGCCTGGACTACAGTATCTGTATATTAGTGCAACTGACGTCATAGCTTCAAAAGTAGAAAATGAATATACATCCGTGGGGTATGGGGAGACACAACGTAAGGTCAGCTGAAGACTtttaattgaaaacaaatatattaacGTCTTTACGTATTTCACCGGCTCCTAATGGTGTAGAAGGGTCTTATGGTTCTGATTTtgtggtcattttttttttcggtcagTGTCTTTatggtttttacaaagcttatataccctcactctgtctgtctggtaaaaagtttgtacacgttatttctcccacacccaatctcggatcaagctgacattttacacaattatgtcctttacctgacaacacaagaattaatttaaaaaaaaataaaaaaaataaaaactattagttaattaactaatggtaataaattatttttttggcatctcgaacaaaggaaagaaattataaTTGACTAAAATGTcaatataagctgaattagtcccctttataggtggTCGTCTGAATCTTGGTGAACATAGACCttgaaaaataggacgagactagagaaacaatagataactatataaTCTTCCAAGTTCATAGGCTCTCCACTAAAAGAGTGGTtgccgtgttggcttgagaagcatgagaaggcttgagagtttgaattcaggtcgttacgcccttttttttttcttttatttttcatttttataaacGTTGTTTATTAtcagtctagatctgttacaaatttaaattacatgactggtccaaactaatGCAAGTACGCTTAATAACAGCTTTgtgttgtttatatatatatatatatcttctcaTCAGTATGTTCTGTCTAGAAGTTGTAGTAGCTTTAAATAGATTCCACTGTCGTTAAGTTTAGTTAGAATCATATTTTGTTTACTGTACTAGTTATAATAAATCAGAAGGTTTAGCTTTTGTCTTCGTAAGTCAAAGATTTCAAAGATTTAGTGTTTCTTTCAAGTTTTAGTCTACAGACCTTCAgggttggacgttgtgctggccacatgacaccctcgtttaccgtgggtcacagaagcagatgacctttgcatcatctgccctataaatcgcaaggtctaaaaggggattttttgtttgtatttactATTGGACTTGTACTTTCTACATATTTCCAAAACCTACTTATTGTTTCCAAATCACGTCGACTTCAACCCTCTCTTCGTCTCAAACGAGCCTGTCCATACGGTTAAAAAGAACAACGAATCCAATATTTTGGTTAGAAGAACTGAAATATTACACCGTTTCATCACTCCAAgataaacatacatacattccaaaacacatacacagaaACTCAAGCACACATATAAGTTGTTGACTTACTTCTTTCAGAGTATCATTTGTCTGGACTTCTGCATCAAAGATCTGAGTGTCAGTGATGTCAAAGACCAAGTGTCCTCGGTGACTACTTTAGGCTATGACGACATGAAATTGTTGTTAACTCTCGAAGACGTGCTGGACAAGTTTTTCGACTCGCGAATCATTTTTAACAATTTCGTCGGCTACAGGTGTTTAGAGAGTAACATTAAACATTTCGTGGACGACAATAAAGAAGTCTGCGTCACTATTGCGTCATCAACCAAGACACAggacaaaaatacaccaatgGCAATGCGTGATATAGACATGGTGACCTTTTCAGAATGGTACGAGTCAGAGGTTGGCTTGGTCTATGTACTTGAAATCTACGCCTCTGAGGGCAGCAGTGAGCACTCCCTTCAAGCTCACTTATGGAGACAAGTATATTTTATTAAGAAACTAAAACTATGTGATAAAGGCGTTGTAAAGGTATCTTATGGACCCAATGTACCAGAGGGAAAAGTCAGATCCTACCTGAAAGAAGTCGGTATTTCAAAGCATTCCAACGTTTCATTCGTGGATGCAGTGTTGTTTGAAAAGAAATTATAGAGAACTTTTAAATATCTACTGGCTTTATTTAACTACAATGTAAAGTGTGTTGCAATCTTATTATTGTATATTTATTCGACTGCTATCTGTTTCAATATCCAGAAAGTACGTAATGGAAGAAAATGACAATGAATAACTATGCGGTACATTTTAGTCGCAATTTAAATGAGAATAACAAATCTGTGACTGCCCGGTCATTGTGCTGCTTAAACTATACCCTTTTGATTATGTATAAAACCAATCTCAACATTCATTTGACTATGGTCATGTATTAGCTAGACTTTGTCCTAAAGTGTTAAAGGCATTCATTAATTTGTTCTTCTGCTACAAGCTgaataaattgttaaaaatcttAAAGTCTTGTAAATAtgtgtgatgttttttttacaaagtttatatcaactcactctgtctgtctgtctgtctgtcttgtcaaTAGTGTCTACACCTTATTTATTCCACACCCAtacttggatcaagctgaaacttcacacaattatttattgacatagacaagacatgaatcaattaaaaaaaagtatccgataagacaattaattactggcaattcattattttgtttctgtattcgAACAATTGCAAATTACGAAAACAAACCATTAAACAATTTTCTAGAATTATTTCGAGTCGCTACATCCTAATCAATGTCATCAGCCTGTGGAGTCTTAATGTGAAAAGCAAGGCCAGAAGATTATGACGCAGAGACTACCTTGTGGGTTCATGAACATTGAAGAGTATATGACGATTCCTAAACACTAACCTTCTTTTCCACTGGAATAAACCAGAAATTAGACTGAATCAAGAGGACAATATGCAGGCTTTAGtagaaatataattatattaatttgatATAAACAAAAGCATTGCCTTAAAGAAGTACTTTCCACAGAGGTTATGTACAACACAGAAATAGACTTATTTTAGCTGATAAGCCGTTGAATAACAATCAACAAATTCGttgacaaaatataaaaatcagcAATGACCATGAACATCACGGTAGCGTCTACccacattataaaaaaaactgaacatgAAAGCATAATTAATATGAAAACTTAAGCTTAGACTATTGAAGCtctctaaaataacaatatttccTATTGTTATATCAACAGAGGGGATAGTGACAACTAAAACCAACCTCGAAAACACATTCCCAAGGCCCTAAACATCCCCAAGAAGATTATCATGAACTTTCCGAGAGCAATACTGTTGCAGACccgccacatcaccagaaaattcaaCAGTGGACTCTGTTAAATCGATTGCAATGAATTGTGGAGTAAGTGAGCTTGTCTAGATTTAACTTTTAAGTACAACATTCTGGCAGTGTTTGAAGGTAGTTACAAGTCACGTGATCTTTTTACAGAGCGATACATTTCAGAAGCTAGAAATAGTATACAGTAATTATGAGAAATGAATAGCTTTTATAGAATCTACTTAAAGTATTAGATGGCGTGGCTTCGTTGTAAATGGgttaatttgaaaaataaatatctacGTTGCAAATGCTATCAAACTGTTAACATCAGTCAACTTAGAGAAAACGTAACACTTCTCAACAGAACAGTACCAggcaaaagaagaagaggcagaccaAGAAAGTGAtgagaagacaacattaaagaatgaacAGATCTGTCatggaaaaaaaagattccaTCCAAGGCGAAAAagagggaggaatggagaaaacgatcatgtgtggtgccccaacggttcaacagactaaaggataggtgaaggtaatAATAACGATTTCATTTATACAACGTCGTTAAAAAGCAAAATGTGAGCTCAAGAAGCTTCTTCCTTTCTGTAATACTTGAGGACATTGCTACAACTATTATATGACAGAGAGCCTATGTCCTCGTACAGTGCTGTTCTTACTTTTAAAAGGatcataaaacaagaaaaatgtacaaaaaaaatataataaaaagaaagcgCTTCGAATGAAAAGAACTCCAAATTTTCAGCAACATATCTCAATactttaagatttatttcctattgtcgatatcaaacaaaattaatcatttatttttttgtttgtttgtttgtttgattcatgttttgttggggacactgaataattgtgtaaagtttcaacttcatcctcgaatgggaagtgggagaaaaaaaaatgtgttcaaaatttgtaccagacagacagacagacagacagacagagtgagttgctataagctttgtaaaaaaaaaagtccctccttttttttttggtgacggGGTGGAGTTGattctttcattttttatcacctaaagaaaaaattattcaaatgaaaataaaatttttgttttgtcaactGCTTGAGAACCTGTGAGCAATGTGGCAGTTGTACATAACGACAGTGAAAATGGAACACTTCTGAACTGAAGTCTGAAGGTCAGTAGAGCTCGTTGGTTGGGTAATAGTCAACTTGGGCCTACATACAAGGAGATAAAGTTTGGTGTCGAGTAAAGAAAAAGTACGTTATTCAATCTGTCCTGTGTATTTGTGTGCTGAGGATAGGCAGTAAGTTCATTGTCGaattaatgttttattataaaCAGTTAACATAAGAATCAACTATTGAAAATTTATAGATACGCTTGAATATTAATATACAAAGACAATTGTCATTTAAATTATAACCCATTTCATTTTTGAGGAAAGAGTAATGCGCTTGATGTTTTAAACACATATTTATATGAAATTATGCATATGGTTCAGCTGGTGTTATGCACtaaaagaacaacaaaacataattattcatcgcatttctgttttaaaacgtgtGTACAATACCGAGAATAACTCTGTGTTTCAACTAGATTAATAAGTGAAtctaaaacaattagatatttgataaaaacacatttttcgTCCATTACAActatttcaaacttttttttttctagaatagtgtaaatttttactttgttttcagAAAGTCACGCTAATACCTCAGAGTCAATGTCACCAGCTAGTAGAGTTCAAACACGAAGGGCAGGGTCTGAAGAATATGACGCAGTCATGGCCATCGCATTTGGTATCGCTGCAGATACTAACTTTCGACTTTCTACCAGAAAGCTGTGAATGACCATGACATTGATCCAGTTGTGGCCGTATGTTTACTTTCAATTTACTTTCAATTACTTTAAATAcacttttttgaatttattattattacttatttcatttctttttagaaagcagaactgttaattttttttttacattgcgtCCGTTCCTACACAATCATTGTCATACATCCATTGTAATACATCAATTGTCATACATCCATTGTAATACAACAATTGTCATACATCCATTGTAATACATCAATTGTCATACATCCATTGTAATACAACAATTGTCATACATCCATTGTAATACATCAATTGTCTTACATCCATTGTTATACATCAATTGTCTTACATCCATTGTAATACATCAATTGTCATACATCCATTGTAATACAACAATTGTCATACATCCATTGTAATACATCAATTGTCTTACATCCATTGTAATACAACAATTGTCATACATCCATTGTAATACATCAATTGTCATACATCCATTGTAATACATCAATTGTCTTACATCCATTGTTATACATCAATTGTCTTACATCCATTGTAATACATCAATTGTCATACATCCATTGTAATACAACAATCGTCATGCATCCATTGTAATACATCAATTGTCATACATCCATTGTAATACATCAATTGTCATACATCCATTGTCATACATTTACTGTCCTCCATTGTGGCTAATGATTCAGAATTTTCATACGTAAAAAAACACActgaaactttttctttaataatttgAATAGTTCTAAATTCCTAATTGAAATCTCAAATGTGAACAAGAATATTAATAATCTAATTAATAATaagtaaagaaagtaaagttcccttttagaccttgctgTCTAAGACgtggatgatgtaaaggtcatctctttctttggcctacggttaacgagggtgtcaagtggccagcacaatgaccaacagcctttatttttttttccgaaactaatgccaggtacccattagagttggttggacttaGAGACGCACTTAagatcttcaccaggattcgacccCCTTGGTTTAGAAGACAAGTGCTTGACCACTTCGACACCGCGCCTCCCAAAGTAATCCTACACAATATAAATTATTAGGGATAACaaattcatgtaaataaactcaACAATGAGTTGAAAAACTCATGGTTTGACTTCTCTTACTTCCTGTTATTTATACCCCgcctacatttaattttctcgatagctagaaacaaaaaaaaatcaagagttCGCGACAGAAAAATCTTTGTTGATTGTTGACTTCCTTGACTGTTTGGAGTTGGATACGAAACTAACTTTtgtttctagaaataaaatggcgaaaaaaacaaacaatttgttTTGCTGTTTGGCTGACCCTGACACGGTGTAATACGTGCCGGTAAACAATTAATGGGATATTAAGATAATGAATCGTACAGGTGAAACCTTTTAAAGATATTGAGACTTAGGAAGCTGACGCAAAGCTCATTTGTTTCAATGACCGACGGTTATTGAGAGCGTCACATGGCCAGCACTTCGACTAACCGCCCAACCTACTCATTATTTGAGTGCTGATCTGAGTAGGGCGGATTTAGCGGCGTCCATAAAATTCCGTAGTtcaaagtcccagtcttcacatcGTTTCGAACTCTAAGTCAAAAGCTTAACCACTTGTCCACCTGCCCCTCCATCTCAGATCGTTGTTCTTAAATTAGTTATAATGTAActatgtaataaaatataataaataaataaacaagaataTTGAAACCTCACACGTAAATAGCAACAAGAAATAAAGAGTTACAGGAAGTGGTTCTGGGTAAGATTAGGAAATACATTTATGTTGAATGTACTCCACACGATTCTATGCAGCACTAATACTGGGCTAATGGTGTATCTTGTCTAGAAGAAACTCTAGTTACCTAAAGCCTATTCTGTGTTGATGGCTTGACTTGTTCGTTTGTTTGTAGCTGATTAAAGCCTCGTGATCCAAACGTccgtttttctgtctgtctgtctgtctgtctggtaaaacgttttgtacacattatttctccaccTCCCATTATCGGATCTAGCTGAAAATTTTCACAATTAaatcttttatctgacaacacaagactcgattttttaaaaattaagcaattagttaatttactcTTTGgtgatgaattattttgtttggtatctcgaacaagggaaagacgtTAAAAGTGAGGGAccaacagacagaaagagagagagagtggtgaaaatagtgaaaacaagagaaagagaaagagaaaaggtgAGAACGATAGACATGAGAAAGATAGCAATAATAAGAGAGaaatcgagagagagagagagagagagagagacgagagagagagagtgaataaACGTAAAGGGAGTGAAAGaaactacgaaaaaaaaaaggaaaatggaaTCAGAATGAGAGAGACTGCAAGTTAGAGAAATGGAGACCGAGAGTGAAAAAGAGCTAGAGAGACGAATAACCAAACAAAGAGAGGCCAGAGAAACGTGTGATACACGGACCCAGCAGGTCACACTCTGATTTCTAAATGACTAAAAAATATCCATAGGCACGTGACGAAGTAGATCTTGCAGCAGTTGTAATTAGGTCAAAACTAGTCAAAATAGAACAcgtcaaaaattatttctagtcaacaatctttttatttctatactcATCACTTTTTAGAAAAGCCGGGACAAATAATAGAATAAATTTACTTGCGAAATTAATGTATCTTAAACAATCACATCAAGACGAACTCCAATAAAATTTAACCATCAGttcaatttataagataaaattgcttgttttataaaacaattattttctaatttatatCTTTGGGTAGATAGTCCATAATTCACTGCCGTACAGCAGCGATCAAATTGTGGGCTTCAGTTAGGCCTACATTAAACAAAGTTTACTTGAGCCCATAAATTGTAATTaaacaatatttgtttaaagttcCATTCAGCCATTGAATGTTTCGGTAGACCCTTACAATGTGaatcaaaaatgaaataaagtgtAATAAGCCCAAACTTTTTCTTCTAAGAAACGAGCATTGGGCTGGCGCCTGTGTCAActagtcgtttttttttttcgtctagGTTGATTCTGTAACTACGActgaaaatgtttgaaatgtttcgtatgttccttaagagttgaagataatttacttcctagtccgaatCTCCCAAAGGACGACGGGaatggatggggggggggggggaaccatCGAGAaattcgaacgacagtccagagcgcataccgcacgaccaggcagccattcaacGACTAAACGTATAACACAGAAAACCAGACTGCAGTGAATAACTATTAATTAAACtgacaatttaatttcaaattaatCCTGTTAATAACGATAAAGGAAAATGTAGTTGAAACTATACTGTCACTTCGCGTAGAACTAAGTACAATGTTCAAAAGTGTTTCTTCAAAACTAATTATTAAGGTAAGCATAAGTAGGGAATGTGACGCTCCATTGCaacggccccccccccccccggttcaACTTGATCCGTTCAAGACCAGGTCACTTGTCACGtgacaaaaaaataagtaaagaaaaaaatatatatttaacctTCCCTGctccaataataaaataaatctattaaactaaaacatattcgaaacaaacaaacaaacaaacaaacaaacaaacacgcacgcacgcacgcacgcacgcacacacacacacacacacacacactccacaacaacaataacaacaacaacaacaacaacaacataactaATAGAGTAACgacaaaaataataacattttgaAACAGCCAAGGTCAAACTGGCGACAGAGAGGTCAGTAGGAGTATACAATCCAGAGACACGCTAGTAGTTGACGTAGTATTCCGTTaccaaacacagacacacacagagactcATGCGTGTAGAGCGCGGGTAGTGGCACTGTTAGACCAGCAGACGACTTCAATGTTAtcaagcatgggcgtagccaggattttttttcggaagGGGTTTGGGGGATTCCCCCCGCTCCTCcaccccccgcggaaaaaaattatatatatatatatatatatatatatatatatatatatttatatatatatatgtgtgtgtgtgtgtgtgtgtgtgtacataattaatctttattacattctgacctttcggaagacgtttaatgtgccctagaatagatacttcctggaattagtggaaaacttgtagactctccgcccttgctagcaagggggtctgggggagctcgcagcttcgccccgccgccgagcactatttctggtattgaaagccaacaaaatgcatattctgaggtatctacagtgcattatcttgctattaaaaatgttttatttaaaaaacctaatgtgctattcttactgacttagaccctctcgcgccgttcggcgcattttccggcaagctgtttccgctactcttattttgcgtaattcattttgtcggagaacatgtccgcaaaacctcatgcgacgctctgtcacaaccttactaaggattcgactcccagttcggcatatgatttctttgatttagacccgatctctatgactgactcctaaatctgtcttagccatctttgttgaaccacatttagtgtttttcaatttggcagaagactattcacattttactaatggagcccaagccactggtagaaatttgtaacctttcttgactacgctcctggaattacatgcctgtatttcgctttagattttatatcgaaaaggaaagttttttcgtcaaaatcatctgttgaggggttataaattaaaaatctctggagttttttttttttttttttaaattcaaaaccccatttagctacgattgctttaaaataatattgaagagggaggttttcaactctaaacgctcggTAGGGAAATtttgaactcaaaaccatctgtaggggttttaaactttaaagaaaaagccatctggaggagggggatttaaactcaaaacccccttttgctacgctcatagcattttga belongs to Biomphalaria glabrata chromosome 12, xgBioGlab47.1, whole genome shotgun sequence and includes:
- the LOC106053904 gene encoding uncharacterized protein LOC106053904 isoform X4, with the translated sequence MKSWYQFGFVVGFYMNHILDGGLSVMKRAARVHPFFRKMGIMHELSHALDRHAATLRPGLQYLYISATDVIASKVENEYTSVGYGETQRKSIICLDFCIKDLSVSDVKDQVSSVTTLGYDDMKLLLTLEDVLDKFFDSRIIFNNFVGYRCLESNIKHFVDDNKEVCVTIASSTKTQDKNTPMAMRDIDMVTFSEWYESEVGLVYVLEIYASEGSSEHSLQAHLWRQVYFIKKLKLCDKGVVKVSYGPNVPEGKVRSYLKEVGISKHSNVSFVDAVLFEKKL
- the LOC106053904 gene encoding histidine N-acetyltransferase-like isoform X1 produces the protein MSPDNGVHIRRARSEDYDAVMAIGCMYGGRDYLPSLYPKAMSDPDIYPLLAEVKGQVVGFYMNHILDGGLSVMKRAARVHPFFRKMGIMHELSHALDRHAATLRPGLQYLYISATDVIASKVENEYTSVGYGETQRKSIICLDFCIKDLSVSDVKDQVSSVTTLGYDDMKLLLTLEDVLDKFFDSRIIFNNFVGYRCLESNIKHFVDDNKEVCVTIASSTKTQDKNTPMAMRDIDMVTFSEWYESEVGLVYVLEIYASEGSSEHSLQAHLWRQVYFIKKLKLCDKGVVKVSYGPNVPEGKVRSYLKEVGISKHSNVSFVDAVLFEKKL
- the LOC106053904 gene encoding uncharacterized protein LOC106053904 isoform X3 produces the protein MSPASGVFIRRARPEDYDGVMAIGCMYNGRDYLSSLYQRAVNDPDIYPLVAEVKGQVVGFYMNHILDGGLSVMKRAARVHPFFRKMGIMHELSHALDRHAATLRPGLQYLYISATDVIASKVENEYTSVGYGETQRKSIICLDFCIKDLSVSDVKDQVSSVTTLGYDDMKLLLTLEDVLDKFFDSRIIFNNFVGYRCLESNIKHFVDDNKEVCVTIASSTKTQDKNTPMAMRDIDMVTFSEWYESEVGLVYVLEIYASEGSSEHSLQAHLWRQVYFIKKLKLCDKGVVKVSYGPNVPEGKVRSYLKEVGISKHSNVSFVDAVLFEKKL
- the LOC106053904 gene encoding uncharacterized protein LOC106053904 isoform X5, which produces MNHILDGGLSVMKRAARVHPFFRKMGIMHELSHALDRHAATLRPGLQYLYISATDVIASKVENEYTSVGYGETQRKSIICLDFCIKDLSVSDVKDQVSSVTTLGYDDMKLLLTLEDVLDKFFDSRIIFNNFVGYRCLESNIKHFVDDNKEVCVTIASSTKTQDKNTPMAMRDIDMVTFSEWYESEVGLVYVLEIYASEGSSEHSLQAHLWRQVYFIKKLKLCDKGVVKVSYGPNVPEGKVRSYLKEVGISKHSNVSFVDAVLFEKKL